GAGGAGTTGCTGCGGGACAGCGCCACGTACCGGGAGATCGTCCTGTCCCAGCTCACCGAGGAGGAAGCCGCATGAGCCGCCCCGCACCCGAGCGGAAGCCCTCCGGGCCCGGACGCCCCGCACCGGCACGCAAGGCCGTGCCCGAGCGCCGCGCCCCGGCGACCGGCACCCCGCAGCGGGGCCCCGGCATGCCCGCGACGCCCGTACTGGAACGGTCGATGGACTTCCGCCGCTCCGGGCTGCGCCTCCTGCGCACCCTCGGCCCCCAAAGACCCCTGCTGCTCGGCTCGCTCGCCGCGGCCGCCGCGTACGTCGCCCTGGCCGTCCTGATCCCGAAGCTCCTCGGTGACGCCACCGACCTGGTCGTGTCCGGCGCGGGCACCCCGGCCGGGGTGGACTTCCGGGCCGTCGCCCGGGTCCTCGGCCTGGTCCTGGCCGTGGCCGCCGCATCCGCCGCGTTCGCCTGGCTCCAGGCCCGCCTGGTCATGACCGCCGTCCACCGCGCCGGGCACCGGCTGCGCGCCCGCGCCCAGGCCAAGCTGGCGAGACTGCCGCTCGCACACCTCGACCGGCAGCCGCGCGGCGAGGTCCTCAGCCGGGCCACCAACGACATCGACAACATCACCCAGACCCTCCAGCAGGCGTTCATCCCCATGACCCGCGCCCTGCTCATGGTCCTCGGTGTGCTGGCCATGATGTTCTGGATCTCGCCGCTGCTCGCCGTGGTCGCCGTGGGCACCGTGCCCGTCTCGGTGTTCGTCGCGGCGCGCATCGGCAAGCGCGCCCAGCCGCAGTTCGTCCGCCAGTGGGCGGTCACCGGCAAGCTGAACGGGCACGTCGAGGAGATGTACTCGGGCCACGCCGAGGTGCGGGTCTTCGGGCGGGGCCGGGAGGCCGTGGAGACGTTCGACGAACTCGGCGACGAGCTGTACCGGGCGAGCTTCCGCGCCCAGTTCGTGTCCGGGCTCATCCAGCCGGCCATGGCGTTCGTCGGGAACCTCAACTACGTGCTGGTCGCCGTCGTCGGCGGGCTGCGCGTGGCGTCCGGGACGCTGACCCTCGGCGAGGTCCAGGCCTTCGTGCAGTACTCGTACGAGTTCAACGGGCCGGTCAACCAGATCGCCGCCATGGCGAACCTCCTCCAGTCCGCCGTCGCCTCCGCCGAGCGCGTCTTCGACCTGCTCGACGCGGAGGAGGAGTCCCCGGACCCGGAGCCGGACCGGGGCCCTCGGGAGCCGGGCGCGGGCCGGGGGCGCGGGCACGTCGTCTTCGACCGGGTCTCCTTCCGCTACGACCCGGCGATGCGACTCATCGAGGACCTGTCCCTCACCGTGGAACCCGGCCGTACGGTCGCCATCGTCGGCCCGACCGGCGCGGGCAAGACCACCCTCGTCAACCTCCTGCTGCGGTTCTACGAGACGACCGGCGGCCGCATCCTGCTCGACGGCACCGACATCACGGCCGTGCCCCGCGCCGCCCTGCGCTCCGGCATCGGCATGGTCCTCCAGGACACGTGGCTGTTCGGCGGCACGATCGCCGAGAACATCGCGTACGGCGTCGGCGACGTGCCGCGCGAGCGGATCGTCCAAGCCGCCATGGCCACCCACGCCGACCGGTTCATCCGCACCCTGCCCGACGGCTACGACACGGTCCTGGACGAGGACGGCGCCGGGCTCAGCGCGGGCGAGAAGCAGCTCATCACCATCGCGCGGGCATTCCTCACCGAGCCGTCCGTCCTCGTCCTGGACGAGGCGACCAGCGCCGTGGACACCCGCACGGAGGTGCTGATCCAGCGGGCGATGGCGTCGCTGCGGGCGGGCCGCACGTCGTTCGTGATCGCCCACCGCCTCTCCACCATCCGCGACGCCGACGTGATCCTGGTGATGGAGGCGGGCCGCATCGTCGAACAGGGCAGCCACGAGGAGCTGCTGGCGTCGGGCGGCGCCTACGCCCGCCTGTACGCGGCCCAGTTCGAGCAGGCGCCCGTGTGAGCCCGCGCCGGTGAGCGCCGGGGGCGTACGTCCGGGACGCGGCCGGGGGACGTACGTCACACGGCCGGTCCGGGCTCCGGGTGAACCGGCCGGCCGTGCGGGCGCGTCGGACAGGGCGGGGGCGGTACGCGCAGGGCGGGCCGGGGCGACGGGAGGGGACGCGGGATGCGTGGCGGGACGTGGGGCCGGGCGCGGCGACTGGTGCCGGGGACGCGCAAGGGGCAGCGGCGGCTGGTCCAGGGCGTGATGCTGGCCTGCGTCCTGGCGCTCGCCCCGGCGACCTGGCTGCACACGAGCACCGCGGGCAGCGTCCGCACGGTCGCCGACGTCCCGGCGCGTGACGTGGCGGTCGTGTTCGGCGCGGGCCTGTGGAAGGGCCGTCCCACGCAGTACCTGGCGCACCGGCTGGACGCGGCGGCCGAGCTGTACCGCACGGGCAAGGTGAAGGTCGTCCTGGTGACCGGCGACAACAGCCGCGCCGACTACGACGAGCCGGACGCCATGCGCGCGTACCTGGTCGAGCGGGGCGTGCCCGGCAAGCGGATCGTCAGCGACTACGCGGGCTTCGACACCTGGGACTCCTGTGTGCGCGCCAAGCGGATCTTCGGCGTCGACCGGGCCGTCCTCGTCACGCAGGGCTTCCACATCCGCCGGGCGGTCGCCCTGTGCCGCGCGGCGGGAGTCGACTCGTACGGCGTCGGGGTGACCGAACCGCTCGACGGCGTCTGGTACTACGGCGCGGTCCGCGAGCTGGGCGCCGCCGGGAAGGCCGCCGCTGACGTGGTGCTGCGGCCCGACCCGGTGTTCCTCGGCCGCCAGGAGACGGGCGTGACGGAGGCCCTGGCGTCGGCGGGCTGAGCGCCCCGGCCCCCAAGCGCCCCGGCTCCCCGAGCCCCGGCCCCCCTGGCCCCCGCTTCCGAGCACCCGGCTCCCGATCGCCCGGCTCCCGACCGCCCCGGCCCCGGACGCCCGACTCGCTCACCGTTCCCGCGCGGGTGCCCGGAGCGCGACGTACCGCATGCGTAATACACCGGGACCACGCCCGTAACACGCGCGGCGCACGCTCGGTGCCATGCTCGCCGCCGCCATCACCTCCACGCACTGCCCGTACTGCGCCTTGCAGTGCGGGATGAACCTCCGGCCCTCGAAGGACGGCGGGGTCGATGTCGTGGAGCGCCCGGACTTCCCCGTCAACCGGGGCGCCCTGTGCGGCAAGGGCCGCACCGCGCCCGCCGTGCTCTCCTCCTCGGTCCGGCTCACCGGGCCGCTGATCCGGAACCACGCCACGGGCGGTCTGGAACCGGCCACCTGGGAGGAGGCCCTGCGGGCCGTCGCCGACGGGCTGCGGCGCGTCCGCGACGCGCACGGGCCCGACGGGGTCGGGGTGTTCGGCGGCGGCGGGCTCACCAACGAGAAGGCGTACACGCTCGGCAAGTTCGCCCGGCTGGTCCTCGGCACCTCGCAGATCGACTACAACGGCCGCTTCTGCATGTCGTCCGCCGCCGCCGCGCACACCAGGGCGTTCGGCCTCGACCGGGGCCTGCCGTTCCCGCTGGAGGACATCCCCCGCACCGGCTGCGTCATCCTGGTCGGCTCCAACCTGGCCGAGACGATGCCCCCGGCGCTGCGGTACCTCACCGAACTGCGCGAGAACGGCGGCCGGCTGATCGTCGTGGACCCGCGCCGCACCCGCACCGCCGAACAGGCCGACCTGCACCTCGCCCCCCGCCCCGGCACCGACCTCGCCCTCGCGCTGGGCCTGCTCCACCTGGTCGTCGCGGAGGGCCGGGTGGACGAGGAGTTCGTCGCGGAGCGCACCACGGGCTGGGCCGACGCCCGCGCCGCCGCCATGTCCCACTGGCCGACGCTCGTCGAGCGCGTCACCGGCGTGCCCGTTCCCCAGCTCCGCGAGGCGATGGGGATGTTCTGCGACGCGGAGAGCGGCATGGTGCTCACCGCGCGCGGCCCCGAGCAGCAGTCGAAGGGCACCGACACGGTCGGCGCGTGGATCAACCTGTGCCTCGCCACCGGCCGCGCCGGGCGCCCCCTGTCCGGGTACGGCTGCCTCACCGGCCAGGGCAACGGCCAGGGCGGTCGCGAACACGGCCAGAAGGCCGACCAGCTGCCCGGCTACCGGAAACTGGACGACCCCGAGGCGCGCGCCCACGTGGCCTCCGTGTGGGGCGTCGGCCCCGACACCCTGCCCGGCCCCGGGCGCAGCGCGTACGAACTGCTCGACGCGCTCGGCCGGGACGTGAAGGCGCTGCTGTTGATGGGCTCCAACCCGGTCGTCTCCGCGCCGCGCGCCGCGCACGTCGAGGAGCGGCTGAGGTCGCTGGACTTCCTGGCCGTCGCCGACGTGGTCCTCTCCGAGACGGCCGCCATCGCCGACGTGGTGCTGCCCGTCACGCAGTGGGCGGAGGAGACCGGCACGACCACCAACCTGGAGGGCCGGGTCCTGCTGCGCCGCCGCGCGATCACCCCGCCGACGGGCGTCCGCACCGACCTGGAGGTGCTGCACGGCCTCGCGGGGCTGCTCGGCTGGGAGAAGGGCTTCCCGACCGACCCCGAGGAGGTCTTCGAGGAGCTGCGCCGCGCCTCCGCAGGGGGCCCCGCCGACTACGCGGGCATCAGCTACCGGCGCGTCGCGGAGGAGGACGGCGTGTTCTGGCCGTGCCCCGACGCCGAGCACCCCGGTACGCCCCGGCTGTTCCTGGACCGGTTCGCCACGCCGGACGGGCGCGCCCGGTTCGTGCCGGTCACGCACCGGGCGTCCGCCGAGGAGACGGACGCGGAGTACCCGGTGGTCCTGACGACGGGCCGGGTCGTCGCCCAGTACCAGTCGGGCGCGCAGACCCGGCGGGTCGCGGAGCTGAACGCGGCCGCGCCGGGGCCGTTCGTGGAGCTGCACCCGAGGCTCGCGGAGCGGGTGGGCGTCGCGGACGGGGAGCCGGTGGCGGTCGTGTCGCGGCGCGGCCGGGCGGTCGCCCCGGCGCGGGTGACGACGTCGATCCGGCCGGACACGGTGTTCATGCCGTTCCACTGGCCGGGCGAGGGCCGCGCCAACACGCTCACCAACCCGGCGCTCGACCCCACGTCGAAGATGCCCGAGTTCAAGGTGTGCGCGGTACGCCTCGAACGGCCCGGCGGCTGAGCCAGTCCCCGTCCGCGATGCGCGGCCCCGGCACGGCCCGCGCCGCCGCCACGTACACCCACGCGGGGACGAGGGCCCCGTCCCGTGCGCGCAGCACGTCGCAGCGCAGCCGCTCGTACAGGTTCAGCGGGTGCCCGGGCCCGTGGTACTCCTCCAGCCGGTCCAGCACGGCCAGCAGCTCCCCGTACGCGCCGGGCGCCGCGTGGACCAGGTCCCCGGTGACCCCGCCGCCGCCCCGGTCGCGCAGCGCGTACGGGTAGCCGGGCCCGTCGTGGAGGACGGCGCCCGGCAGCCGCGCGGCCTCCACCAGCGCCGTCCGCCCGGCGAGGCACAGGGCGTGGTTGGGCTCGCCGGGCCGCAGCGTCCCGTACACGAAGAACGGCAGCGCGGCGCCGGTCATCCCGCCGACTCCCGTGCCACCCACGCCAGATAGTCGGCGCCGCCCCGGACGACGGGCGTGGCGACGATCTCCGGCGTGTCGTAGTCGTGGTGGCGGCGGATGTGCTCCTCCAGCGCCTCGTACCGCTCGGCGGCCGTCTTGAACAGCACCTGCCACTCGCTCGCGGTCTCGACGGCGCCCTCCCACCGGTAGACGGAAATCACGGGCCCGGACACCTGCGCGCACGCGGCGACCCGCGCCTCCACCGCGCTCCGCGCGAGCGCCTCGGCCTTCTCGGCCGCGTCGGTGGTGGTCAGTACGGCCAGCACGTCGCTCACGCTCACACTCTCCTCCGCTCGGGGCACACCGCCGCCACCCCAGCATGGCACCACCCGCCCGCGCGGAGAGCGGTCAGGGGCGGGGGTGCAGGGCCACGGGCGGGTGGTCGAGGCGGAGGCCGAAGTGGTCGCGGTACGCGGCGAGGAGGTCCGCGTCGTCGTCGAGCGGGCGCTCCTCGCGCGTGCCGCCCTCGGAGGTGATCAGGCGGCGGCCGCTGAGCGTGACACGGCCCCGCTCGGTGAGCAGCGAGGCGAGCGGCGCCCGGGTGAACGGCGAGTCGGGCGAGGTGCGGTGCCACCAGGCGCCCGTCGTGAAGTCGGCCAGGACGCGCGGCCGCCGCTCCAGCCGGTAGCGCGGCCGGCCGTCCCGTACGACGTCGAGGTCGCCGTCCGCGCCCGGCTCCTCGCTCTCCACGATCCGGAACACGCCCGACGGGTCCTTCTGCTCACCGCGCTCGTCCAGGGCCAGCGGGAAGTGGCTGTGGTCGCCGAAGCCCACGTCGGCCAGCCACGCCCGTCCGCCGCCGTCCGCCGCCAGGACCCGCAGCGCGAGGTGGTCGTACGGGATGCCGAGGCGCCCGTCGTCGCCGTACACGCGGGCCTGGAGCAGCTCCACCTCGTACCCGAGGGTCCGCAGCAGCGCCGCGAACGCGCCGTTCAACTCGTAGCAGAAGCCGCCCCGCCCCCGGTCCACGACCTTGCCGACGAGCGCCGTCTCGTCCAGGACGATGTCCTCGCGGAGGTGGACCGACAGGTTCTCGAACGGCACCGCCCTCAGGTGCCGCAGCTGGAGGTCGCGCAGGACGTCCTCGGTGGGGCGGGCGGGCCGGCCGGCGACGCCGATGCGGCGCAGGTACGCGTCGAGCCGCTCGGGCGGCAGTGTCGTCTCCATGGCGTCCATGCCTCCCAGTCTCCCCACCGGCCCGCGCCACCACCATGGGCCGCTGGTCCTAGACGCCGGGCCTTACGCCGGGCCGCCCTCCGTGCGTGCCTCACCCGGTCCACGGCGCCGGGCCGTGCGACGGAGCGACCGGAGCGGCACCCTGCGCCGGAGCGACCGGCGCCGGGCCGCCCGCCGGGCCACCGGCCACCCGTCCCGCCGGGCCGCCGGTCACGCGTACCGACGGGCGCCCCGCCGCCCCCGGCCCGTACAGCAGCGCCGCCAGCGCCGTGCCGAGCAGGGCGCCGAGCAGCTGGGCGGCGACGAAGCCGGGGAGCGAGCCGGGCGCGATCCCGGTGAACGAGTCCGTCAGTGAACGCCCCGCCGTCGCCGCCGGGTTGGCGAACGACCCGGACGACGTGAACCAGATCGCCGCCCCGATGTACGCCGCCACCGCGAGCGGCGCGAACCGGGCCCGGCCCAGCCGCTCCAGCGCGACGATCAGCAGGACCAGCCCGGCCGTCGCGACCGTCTCGCCGAGCAGCAGGTGCGCCTCCGCCCGTTCCCGCGTCGCCCAGGACCAGCCGGCCCCGCCGGGCGCCCGCCCGAACATCGCCTCCGCCAGCAGCGCCCCGGCCGCCGCGCCCACCGGCTGCGCGGCCAGGTACAGGGCCACCTCGCGCGCGGGGACCCGCACCCCGGCCCGGCGGCGGGACCACCAGGCGCACAGCGTGACCACCGGGTTGAGGTGCCCGCCCGACAGCGGGCCGAGCTGCGCGATCAGCAGCCCGAGCGCCACGGCCGAGACGAGCGAGTTGGCCAGCAGCCGCACCCCCGTGTCGTCGCTGAGCGCCGACGCCTGGAGGCCCGACCCGACGACCGCCGCGACCAGCGCCGCCGTACCGACCAGCTCCGCCAGCACCCGCCGCCCCAGCGGCGCCGCCCCTCCCAGCGTCCCGGTCCCCACGGCCGCCCCCCTTCTCGATAATGGAAGATGTATTCCATTCTACGGAATCAATCGGGCCGCTCGGCCCGTCAACGCCGCGCACCGGCCCATGTGAGCCGACGCCAAAGCACCCGTCACAGCCGTGCAACACCGCCGCAACCTCCACCCGCGAGGATCGGCGCACGATCCTCACCCCGCCCCCGACGGAACGCGCAGGCCGCCCATGAACACACCGACCCTGGTCGCCGTCGCCCACGGCAGCCGCGACCCCCGCGCCCTGCCCGCCGTGACCGCCCTCCTCGAAGAGGTCCGCGCCCTCCGGCCCGGCCTGCCCGTCCGCCTCGGCCACGTCGAACTGAACGAGCCGCTGCTCACCGACACCCTCGGCACGCTCCCCACCGGCGGCGAAGCCGTCCTCGTCCCGCTCCTCTTCGGCCGCGGCCACCACGTCAAACACGACCTGCCGGGCGCAGCCCGGTCCGCCGCCCCCCGCGTCCGCGCCCGCGTGGCCGCCCCGCTGGGCCCCCATCCGCTCCTCGCCGAGGCCCTCCACGACCGGCTCACCGAGGCGGGCTGGCGCCCCGGTCCCCGTACGCACCGCACCGCCGGAGTCGTCCTCGCCGCCGCCGGGTCCCGCGACCCCGAGTCCACCGCGGGCACCCGCCGCCTCGCCGCGCTGCTCAGCGACCGCCTCGGCGGCGTCCCCGTCCTCGCCGCCTACGCCTCCGCCGCCTCACCCACCGTCCCCGAAGCCGTCCGCGAGCTCACCGCCCGCGGCCGTACCCGGATCGCCGTCGCCTCCTGCTTCACCGCGCCCGGCCTGTTCGCCGCCCGCAGCGCCGCGGCCGCGCCCTGGATCGCCGCCGCCCCGCTCGGCCCGCACCCCGCCCTCGCCCGGCTCGCCCTCCACCGCTACGACCAGGCCCTCGCCCGTACCGCCGGAGCCCGTACCGCCGACGCCCGTACCGCCGAAGCCTGTACGGCCGGAGCCCGCCCCGTCCGGCCCCCGGCCCGCACGCCCGCGCCCGCCGCCGCCCCGCCCCCGCACCCCCACACGTACGCCGCCGTCTGACGCACCGCCCGCCGCCGCACGCATCACTGTCACCCCCTGCGGTTACCTTTCACTGCATGAACGGCATGGCAGGCACGACCCCCCAGGACCACGCGTACGACGCGGCCGCCACCGAGCGCTGGGCCGCCGAGCCCGACAAGCGCCCCGGCCGCACCGCCTTCCAGCGCGACCGGGCCCGCGTCCTGCACTCCTCCGCCCTGCGCCGCCTCGCGGGCAAGACCCAGGTCGTCACGCCCGGCACCCGGGGGCTCGCCTGGGACGCCAGCCCCCGCACCCGGCTCACCCACTCCCTGGAATGCGCCCAGGTCGGCCGCGAGCTGGGCGCCGCCCTCGGCTGCGACCCCGACCTGGTGGAAGCCGCCTGCCTCTCCCATGACATGGGCCACCCCCCGTTCGGCCACAACGGCGAGCAGGCGCTGAACGAGTTCGCCAAGGACTGCGGCGGCTTCGAGGGCAACGCCCAGTCGCTGCGCCTCCTCACCCGCATCGAACCCAAGAGGTTCGTCCCCGACCCGGCCACCGGCGACCTCGTCAGCGTCGGCCTCAACCTCACCCGCGCCGCCCTCGACGCCGCCACCAAGTACCCCTGGCCGCGCGGCGCCCACCCCACCGACCCGCACTCCCCGAAGTTCGGCGTGTACGAGGACGACCTGCCCGTCTTCGCGTGGGCCCGCCAGGGCGCCCCCGAGGGCCGCACCTGCTTCGAGGCCCAGGTCATGGACTGGTCCGACGACGTCGCCTACTCGGTGCACGACTTCGAGGACGGCCTCCACGCCGGGCACATCGACCCCAACCTCCTCCTCGCCGAACCCGAGCGCGCCGACATCTGGCGCGTCGCCATCGGCCGCTACGTCCCCGCCGACACGGACCCGCAGGAGCTGGCCGACGCCCTCGACCGGCTCATCGACCAGGAGTGGTGGCCGCACGGCTACGACGGCACCGCCCTCGCGCAGGCCCGCCTCAAGGACGCCACCAGCCAGCTCATCGGCCGCTTCTGCCTCGCCGCCGAGGGCGCCACCCGCCAGGCGTACGGCTCCGGCCGCCTCACCCGGTACGGCGCCCGGCTCGTCGTCCCCCGCGAGACCCGCAACGAGTGCGCCGTCCTCAAGGCCGTCGCCGACCGGTACGTGATGCAGCGCGCCGAACAGGAGACCCTCCGCGCCGACCAGCGGATCGTCATCGCCGAGCTGGCCGACGCCCTCGTCCAGCGCGCCCCCGACGGCCTCGACCCGCAGTTCCGCGCCCTGTTCGACGCCGCGCCCGACGACCGGGCCCGCAAGCGGGTCGTCGTCGACCAGATCGCCTCGTTCACCGACGCCACCGCCCGCGCCCTCCACGCCCGCCTCACCGCGCCCCACCGGCCCCGGTAGGTCCTCTTCCGCGCCGCACCCCGATACGGGACCCTCGCTGGGGCGCCACGGCCGGACGGCGGCCCCCGGCGTAGCGTGGACACGGACGAACCGTGCATTCCGGTAGGAGGCGACAGTGGTCGACGCAGATGAGACCTTCGTCATCGTGGGCGGGGGACTGGCCGGGGCCAAGGCGGCCGAAACCCTCCGCGCCGAGGGGTTCTCCGGCCGCGTGATCCTCGTCGGCGACGAACGCGACCACCCCTACGAACGGCCACCGCTCTCCAAGGGCTACCTCTCCGGCAAGGAGGAACGCGACAGCGTCTTCGTCCACGAACCCGGCTGGTACGCGCGCAACGACGTGGAACTCCACCTCGGGCAGCCCGTCACCGCCATCGACCGCGACGTCCGCACCGTCCGCCTCGGGGACGGCACCACGATCCACTACGACCGGCTGCTGCTGGCCACCGGCGCCGAACCGCGCCGCCTCGACATCCCCGGCACCGACCTCGCGGGCGTCCACCACCTGCGCCGCCTCTGCCACGCCGACCGGCTCCAGGGCGTACTCGCCGCCCTCGGCCGGGACAACGGCCACCTCGTCATCGCGGGCGCGGGCTGGATCGGCCTGGAGGTCGCCGCCGCCGCGCGCGGCTACGGCGCCGAGGTCACCGTCGTCGAACCGGCCGCCACCCCGCTCCACCAGGTCGTCGGCCCCGAGATCGGCCAGATGTTCACCGAGCTGCACGCCGAGCACGGCGTCCGCTTCCACTTCGGCACCCGCCTCACCGAGATCGTCGGCCAGGACGGCATGGTCCTCGCCGCCCGCACCGACGACGGCGACGAACACCCCGCGCACGCCGTCCTCGCCGCCGTCGGCGCCGCGCCCCGCACCGCGCTCGCCGAGGCCGCCGGACTCGCCCTCGCCGACCGCGCCCACGGCGGCGGCATCGCCGTCGACGCCTCCCTGCGCACCTCCGACCCGCGCGTGTACGCCGCCGGGGACGTGGCCGCCGTGCACCACCCCCTGCTGGGTCTGCGGCTGCGCGTCGAGCACTGGGCCAACGCCCTCAACAGCGGCCCCGCCGCCGCCCGCGCCATGCTCGGCAAGGACGTCTCGTACGACCGGGTGCCGTACTTCTTCTCCGACCAGTACGACCTCGGCCTGGAGTACTCCGGCTGGGCGCCGCCCGGCTCGTACGACCAGGTCGTGCTGCGCGGCGACGCGGGGAAGCGGCAGTTCATCGCGTTCTGGCTGAAGGAGCGCCGCGTCCTGGCCGGGATGAACGTGAACGTGTGGGACGTCACAGAACCGATCCAGGACCTCGTCCGCGCGGGCGCCATGGGCACCGCCGTGGACCCGGACGCCCTGGCGGACCCGTCGGCCCCCCTCCCGTCCCTGCTGCCGGGCTCGTAGCGGCGAGCGCCCGCAGGCCGCATCTCTGCGGGGGGGGGGGGCGACCCCCGCGCACCCGTAGGCTGTGATCTCTGCGAGGGGCGACCCCCGCGCCCCCGTAGAATTCCTGCGTGGCAGGCAGGATCAACGATGACGACGTGAAGGCGGTACGGGACGCCGTCCCGATCGATGCCGTCGTGTCCGAGTACCTCCAGCTGCGCAACGCCGGCGGCGGCAACCTCAAGGGCCTGTGCCCCTTCCACGACGAGAAGTCCCCGTCCTTCCAGGTCAGCCCGAGCAAGGGTCTCTTCCACTGCTTCGGCTGCCAGGAGGGCGGGGACACCATCGCCTTCGTCATGAAGATCGACCACCTCTCCTTCTCGGAGACGGTCGAGCGCCTCGCCGCCCGCGCCGGGATCACCCTCCGGTACGAGGAGGGCGGCTACAACCCCACCCACCAGCGCGGCGAGCGCATCCGCCTGATCGAGGCGCACAAGGCCGCCGCCCAGTACTACGCCGAGCAACTCGGCGGCGCCGAGGCGGAGATCGGGCGCCGGTTCCTCGCCGAGCGCGGCTTCGACCAGGCCGCCGCCGAGCACTTCGGCGTCGGCTACAGCCCCGCCGGATGGGACCACCTCACGCGCCACCTGCGCGGCAGGGGCTTCTCCGACAAGGAGCTGATCCTCTCCGGGCTCTCCCAGGACGGCCGCCGCGGCCCCATCGACCGCTTCCGCGGCCGCCTCATGTGGCCCATCCGCGACGTCGGCGGCGACGTGGTCGGCTTCGGCGCCCGCCGCCTGCGCGACGACGACAACGGCCCCAAGTACCTGAACACGCCCGAGACGCCGATCTACCGCAAGTCGCAGGTCCTCTACGGCATCGACCTCGCCAAGAAGGACATCG
This genomic window from Streptomyces thermolilacinus SPC6 contains:
- a CDS encoding ABC transporter ATP-binding protein — its product is MSRPAPERKPSGPGRPAPARKAVPERRAPATGTPQRGPGMPATPVLERSMDFRRSGLRLLRTLGPQRPLLLGSLAAAAAYVALAVLIPKLLGDATDLVVSGAGTPAGVDFRAVARVLGLVLAVAAASAAFAWLQARLVMTAVHRAGHRLRARAQAKLARLPLAHLDRQPRGEVLSRATNDIDNITQTLQQAFIPMTRALLMVLGVLAMMFWISPLLAVVAVGTVPVSVFVAARIGKRAQPQFVRQWAVTGKLNGHVEEMYSGHAEVRVFGRGREAVETFDELGDELYRASFRAQFVSGLIQPAMAFVGNLNYVLVAVVGGLRVASGTLTLGEVQAFVQYSYEFNGPVNQIAAMANLLQSAVASAERVFDLLDAEEESPDPEPDRGPREPGAGRGRGHVVFDRVSFRYDPAMRLIEDLSLTVEPGRTVAIVGPTGAGKTTLVNLLLRFYETTGGRILLDGTDITAVPRAALRSGIGMVLQDTWLFGGTIAENIAYGVGDVPRERIVQAAMATHADRFIRTLPDGYDTVLDEDGAGLSAGEKQLITIARAFLTEPSVLVLDEATSAVDTRTEVLIQRAMASLRAGRTSFVIAHRLSTIRDADVILVMEAGRIVEQGSHEELLASGGAYARLYAAQFEQAPV
- a CDS encoding deoxyguanosinetriphosphate triphosphohydrolase, with product MNGMAGTTPQDHAYDAAATERWAAEPDKRPGRTAFQRDRARVLHSSALRRLAGKTQVVTPGTRGLAWDASPRTRLTHSLECAQVGRELGAALGCDPDLVEAACLSHDMGHPPFGHNGEQALNEFAKDCGGFEGNAQSLRLLTRIEPKRFVPDPATGDLVSVGLNLTRAALDAATKYPWPRGAHPTDPHSPKFGVYEDDLPVFAWARQGAPEGRTCFEAQVMDWSDDVAYSVHDFEDGLHAGHIDPNLLLAEPERADIWRVAIGRYVPADTDPQELADALDRLIDQEWWPHGYDGTALAQARLKDATSQLIGRFCLAAEGATRQAYGSGRLTRYGARLVVPRETRNECAVLKAVADRYVMQRAEQETLRADQRIVIAELADALVQRAPDGLDPQFRALFDAAPDDRARKRVVVDQIASFTDATARALHARLTAPHRPR
- a CDS encoding gamma-glutamylcyclotransferase family protein, which encodes MTGAALPFFVYGTLRPGEPNHALCLAGRTALVEAARLPGAVLHDGPGYPYALRDRGGGGVTGDLVHAAPGAYGELLAVLDRLEEYHGPGHPLNLYERLRCDVLRARDGALVPAWVYVAAARAVPGPRIADGDWLSRRAVRGVPRTP
- a CDS encoding sirohydrochlorin chelatase; this encodes MNTPTLVAVAHGSRDPRALPAVTALLEEVRALRPGLPVRLGHVELNEPLLTDTLGTLPTGGEAVLVPLLFGRGHHVKHDLPGAARSAAPRVRARVAAPLGPHPLLAEALHDRLTEAGWRPGPRTHRTAGVVLAAAGSRDPESTAGTRRLAALLSDRLGGVPVLAAYASAASPTVPEAVRELTARGRTRIAVASCFTAPGLFAARSAAAAPWIAAAPLGPHPALARLALHRYDQALARTAGARTADARTAEACTAGARPVRPPARTPAPAAAPPPHPHTYAAV
- a CDS encoding arylamine N-acetyltransferase family protein — its product is MDAMETTLPPERLDAYLRRIGVAGRPARPTEDVLRDLQLRHLRAVPFENLSVHLREDIVLDETALVGKVVDRGRGGFCYELNGAFAALLRTLGYEVELLQARVYGDDGRLGIPYDHLALRVLAADGGGRAWLADVGFGDHSHFPLALDERGEQKDPSGVFRIVESEEPGADGDLDVVRDGRPRYRLERRPRVLADFTTGAWWHRTSPDSPFTRAPLASLLTERGRVTLSGRRLITSEGGTREERPLDDDADLLAAYRDHFGLRLDHPPVALHPRP
- a CDS encoding molybdopterin oxidoreductase family protein, which encodes MLAAAITSTHCPYCALQCGMNLRPSKDGGVDVVERPDFPVNRGALCGKGRTAPAVLSSSVRLTGPLIRNHATGGLEPATWEEALRAVADGLRRVRDAHGPDGVGVFGGGGLTNEKAYTLGKFARLVLGTSQIDYNGRFCMSSAAAAHTRAFGLDRGLPFPLEDIPRTGCVILVGSNLAETMPPALRYLTELRENGGRLIVVDPRRTRTAEQADLHLAPRPGTDLALALGLLHLVVAEGRVDEEFVAERTTGWADARAAAMSHWPTLVERVTGVPVPQLREAMGMFCDAESGMVLTARGPEQQSKGTDTVGAWINLCLATGRAGRPLSGYGCLTGQGNGQGGREHGQKADQLPGYRKLDDPEARAHVASVWGVGPDTLPGPGRSAYELLDALGRDVKALLLMGSNPVVSAPRAAHVEERLRSLDFLAVADVVLSETAAIADVVLPVTQWAEETGTTTNLEGRVLLRRRAITPPTGVRTDLEVLHGLAGLLGWEKGFPTDPEEVFEELRRASAGGPADYAGISYRRVAEEDGVFWPCPDAEHPGTPRLFLDRFATPDGRARFVPVTHRASAEETDAEYPVVLTTGRVVAQYQSGAQTRRVAELNAAAPGPFVELHPRLAERVGVADGEPVAVVSRRGRAVAPARVTTSIRPDTVFMPFHWPGEGRANTLTNPALDPTSKMPEFKVCAVRLERPGG
- a CDS encoding SanA/YdcF family protein, coding for MRGGTWGRARRLVPGTRKGQRRLVQGVMLACVLALAPATWLHTSTAGSVRTVADVPARDVAVVFGAGLWKGRPTQYLAHRLDAAAELYRTGKVKVVLVTGDNSRADYDEPDAMRAYLVERGVPGKRIVSDYAGFDTWDSCVRAKRIFGVDRAVLVTQGFHIRRAVALCRAAGVDSYGVGVTEPLDGVWYYGAVRELGAAGKAAADVVLRPDPVFLGRQETGVTEALASAG
- a CDS encoding aquaporin — encoded protein: MGGAAPLGRRVLAELVGTAALVAAVVGSGLQASALSDDTGVRLLANSLVSAVALGLLIAQLGPLSGGHLNPVVTLCAWWSRRRAGVRVPAREVALYLAAQPVGAAAGALLAEAMFGRAPGGAGWSWATRERAEAHLLLGETVATAGLVLLIVALERLGRARFAPLAVAAYIGAAIWFTSSGSFANPAATAGRSLTDSFTGIAPGSLPGFVAAQLLGALLGTALAALLYGPGAAGRPSVRVTGGPAGRVAGGPAGGPAPVAPAQGAAPVAPSHGPAPWTG
- the cutA gene encoding divalent-cation tolerance protein CutA, whose product is MSDVLAVLTTTDAAEKAEALARSAVEARVAACAQVSGPVISVYRWEGAVETASEWQVLFKTAAERYEALEEHIRRHHDYDTPEIVATPVVRGGADYLAWVARESAG